In Chrysiogenes arsenatis DSM 11915, the following proteins share a genomic window:
- a CDS encoding zinc ribbon domain-containing protein YjdM has product MSTLPNCPSCNSTYTYEDMGMLVCPECAHEWKVGVPGDELVVKDSNGNVLADGDTITVIKDLKVKGSSLVVKVGTKVKNIKLVDSDHNIDCKIDGIGPMKLKSEFVKKV; this is encoded by the coding sequence ATGAGTACTTTGCCAAATTGTCCCAGTTGTAATTCAACGTATACCTATGAAGATATGGGAATGCTGGTTTGTCCAGAATGTGCGCACGAATGGAAGGTTGGCGTGCCGGGCGACGAGCTGGTAGTGAAAGATTCAAACGGAAACGTGTTGGCCGACGGAGACACTATCACGGTCATAAAAGACTTGAAGGTGAAAGGTTCATCCCTTGTGGTGAAAGTAGGAACGAAGGTCAAAAATATTAAACTTGTCGATAGCGATCACAATATTGATTGCAAAATTGATGGCATCGGCCCGATGAAGCTCAAATCGGAGTTTGTCAAAAAGGTGTAG
- a CDS encoding YceI family protein: protein MRRILVLCLAVVSLGVATAFGAVQTFQVDPAHSQVSFVIPHMGVFKVTGGFSDFVGTVGVDAATGALTEATATIQVASIDTRVVKRDDHLRSADFFDVANHPTMTFQSLTAEGLGEAITVRGVLTIRGVSREITLQGKFVGSATNMMGKKVVGFEARGVIDRRDFGLTWNRALETGGIVVGNDVTIVLEVQAAE from the coding sequence ATGCGACGCATACTGGTACTTTGTCTAGCGGTTGTTTCTCTCGGTGTTGCCACAGCATTCGGTGCAGTACAGACATTTCAGGTTGATCCTGCGCACTCGCAAGTTTCTTTCGTCATTCCTCACATGGGAGTGTTCAAAGTGACGGGTGGCTTCAGTGACTTTGTGGGTACGGTAGGAGTCGATGCGGCTACAGGTGCGCTCACAGAAGCGACGGCGACGATTCAGGTGGCCTCTATCGATACGCGGGTGGTGAAGCGCGATGATCACTTGCGCAGTGCGGATTTTTTTGATGTTGCCAATCACCCGACAATGACGTTTCAGTCGCTTACGGCTGAAGGGCTTGGCGAGGCGATTACGGTACGCGGTGTGTTGACTATTCGTGGGGTTTCCCGCGAAATAACCCTTCAGGGGAAATTTGTTGGTTCGGCAACGAATATGATGGGCAAAAAAGTAGTTGGTTTTGAAGCGCGGGGGGTGATTGACCGTCGCGATTTCGGCCTGACGTGGAATCGCGCGCTGGAAACTGGGGGCATTGTGGTAGGGAATGATGTGACCATTGTTCTTGAGGTTCAAGCGGCTGAATAA
- a CDS encoding ATP-dependent Clp protease adaptor ClpS, whose translation MSLHDQFQPHDDVALEIRQPRNYVVILLNDDYSTWDFVVEVLMRIFRKAQADAELITSHVHRNGEGMCGVYPLEIAQTKVAQVHQLAKKRGFPLRCTMREVE comes from the coding sequence ATGTCATTACACGATCAGTTTCAGCCACATGATGATGTGGCGTTAGAAATTCGCCAGCCACGGAACTACGTGGTGATTCTTTTGAACGACGATTACAGCACGTGGGATTTTGTGGTGGAAGTGCTGATGCGCATCTTCCGTAAAGCTCAGGCGGATGCCGAACTCATTACCAGCCATGTTCATCGCAACGGCGAAGGGATGTGCGGTGTGTATCCTCTGGAAATTGCTCAGACGAAAGTGGCACAGGTGCACCAGCTGGCAAAAAAGCGAGGCTTTCCCCTGCGCTGCACCATGCGTGAGGTGGAATGA
- a CDS encoding Pycsar system effector family protein, translated as MSDLDTPITPTTSPAPAEEPLLPRLLATNVLNANLVKHMDYNKMADHKASALLTVSTVIITITLAQYDRMDRFVPEILLLTSVVAIYFSLLTIVPQVRDVSGIDIFHYQSFSKISEQEYIALGKKLINDREALYEAYLRDIYYLGSFRLKSKYRKLMYGKWALLAGLVAAGGVTLVR; from the coding sequence ATGTCAGATTTAGATACGCCCATAACACCAACCACAAGTCCAGCGCCAGCCGAAGAGCCACTCTTACCACGGCTGCTGGCAACCAATGTGCTCAATGCTAATTTGGTAAAGCATATGGATTACAATAAGATGGCTGACCATAAGGCCAGCGCACTGCTGACGGTTTCGACGGTGATTATTACCATCACGCTGGCGCAGTATGATCGGATGGATCGTTTTGTCCCCGAAATACTATTGCTGACGAGTGTGGTGGCGATCTACTTTAGCTTGTTGACGATTGTGCCACAGGTTCGAGATGTCAGCGGCATTGATATTTTTCACTACCAGAGTTTTTCGAAAATTTCAGAACAAGAGTACATTGCGCTTGGGAAAAAGCTAATCAACGACCGCGAAGCGCTCTACGAAGCGTACTTGCGCGATATTTACTACCTCGGCTCGTTTCGGCTGAAGAGTAAATATCGCAAGCTGATGTACGGTAAGTGGGCGTTGTTGGCGGGATTAGTGGCGGCTGGTGGGGTTACTCTCGTCAGATAA
- a CDS encoding peptidoglycan DD-metalloendopeptidase family protein — translation MKLFLRFCTIGILSLLSASLVYAFPRSLAVPGGVVIIDLPAKTIESVRFGDSLGAVVAAPSQSQGIVPIPLNTPPGAHSITLMFTDGTRELRQVVITAKEYPSQHITLKSNEAVSLSPENLARFEREKPKIQQAFSTWTPKEIVPASLFFTLPTPGRMSSPFGFRRFFNGEPRSPHSGIDIAAPQGTPVISAASGTVIRTGDYFFNGKSIFIDHGQGIITMYCHLHTIDVNPGDQVVRGEKIGTVGSTGRSTGPHLHFTVSIGNVRVDPLLFLSDTDLSAIGAKLEEGK, via the coding sequence ATGAAACTGTTCCTGCGTTTTTGTACCATCGGCATACTCAGCCTTCTCAGCGCCTCGTTAGTCTACGCATTTCCCCGCTCGCTGGCCGTTCCTGGCGGGGTGGTGATTATCGACCTTCCGGCAAAAACCATCGAATCGGTGCGCTTCGGCGATTCCCTCGGTGCGGTGGTTGCAGCGCCATCCCAATCGCAAGGCATTGTGCCAATTCCGCTGAATACACCCCCTGGCGCACATTCCATCACGCTTATGTTCACCGATGGCACGCGGGAACTGCGTCAGGTTGTCATTACCGCCAAGGAATATCCTTCACAACACATCACGCTCAAAAGCAATGAAGCCGTCTCCCTGTCGCCGGAAAATCTGGCGCGCTTTGAGCGGGAAAAACCAAAGATTCAACAGGCATTCAGCACGTGGACGCCAAAGGAAATCGTCCCCGCCAGTCTCTTTTTCACTTTGCCGACTCCGGGTCGCATGAGCAGCCCGTTTGGTTTTCGTCGCTTTTTTAATGGCGAACCACGCAGCCCGCACAGTGGCATCGACATTGCTGCCCCGCAAGGGACGCCAGTGATCAGTGCAGCAAGCGGAACAGTCATCCGTACCGGCGACTATTTTTTCAACGGCAAGTCGATTTTTATCGACCACGGACAGGGAATTATCACCATGTATTGCCATCTGCACACGATAGACGTCAATCCCGGCGATCAAGTAGTGCGCGGCGAAAAAATCGGCACTGTCGGTTCCACCGGACGCTCCACTGGGCCGCACCTGCATTTCACCGTGAGTATCGGCAACGTGCGGGTTGATCCGCTACTCTTTCTGAGCGACACTGACCTGAGCGCCATCGGCGCGAAACTCGAAGAGGGAAAGTAG
- a CDS encoding N-acetyltransferase, which produces MIVIEKGLISDARTIHTLINSFAGEGLMLPKSLTDVYENIRDFFVARSANGDVVACGALRIIWEDLAEVCSLAVHREFQGQRMGALIVSACLEEARSLGIARVFALTYQLGFFEKMGFVEIDKNQLPHKIWADCIKCSKFPECDEIAVEISLK; this is translated from the coding sequence ATGATTGTTATTGAAAAAGGATTGATTAGCGACGCACGCACCATTCATACACTGATTAACAGTTTCGCTGGTGAAGGGTTGATGCTGCCAAAGTCGCTCACCGATGTGTACGAAAATATTCGTGATTTTTTTGTGGCGCGGAGTGCGAATGGCGATGTTGTGGCGTGCGGCGCGCTACGGATTATTTGGGAAGACTTAGCCGAAGTGTGCTCGCTCGCGGTGCACCGCGAATTTCAGGGGCAGCGGATGGGGGCGTTGATTGTCAGCGCCTGTTTAGAAGAAGCGCGCTCGCTGGGTATTGCACGGGTGTTTGCCCTCACATATCAACTTGGATTTTTTGAAAAGATGGGATTTGTGGAAATCGATAAAAATCAATTGCCGCATAAAATTTGGGCGGATTGCATTAAGTGTTCGAAGTTTCCCGAATGCGACGAAATTGCGGTCGAAATTTCCTTAAAATAG
- the lepA gene encoding translation elongation factor 4, whose product MDMKFKRNFSIIAHIDHGKSTLADRIIEFCGGVQDREKKDQILDKMELERERGITIKAQAVTLRYEALDGQVYEYNIIDTPGHVDFSYEVSRSLASCEGALLVVDASQGVEAQTLANVYLAVDNDLALVPVLNKIDLPSAEPERIRAQIEEVIGIDASDAVLASAKAGIGIREILEAIAVRIPAPEGDPEAPLQALIFDSWYDSYQGVIIMSRIVNGTLRRGMKIRGYRSSRDYEVLQIGYFDPFPRETDELAAGSVGFIVAGIKDIHDVKVGDTFFQTSRPTTPLEGYKEVKPMVFSGLYPVDSADYDDLRDAMDKLILNDSSFTFEPETSVALGFGFRCGFLGLLHMEIIQERLEREYKLSLITTAPTVTYHVYTTSGDMLRVDNPSQLPEPQHIDRIEEPFITGTMMCPEEYIGQIITLCQTKRGIQKSIQYIGSDRAMITYELPLNEIVLDFYDQLKSMTRGYASLDYEFLDYRPGRLVKLDVLLNGDMVDALSLIVHNDQANMRGRDLTIKMKEIIPRQMFEVAIQAAIGNRVIARETVKAMRKNVLAKCYGGDISRKKKLLEKQKEGKKRMKQVGSVEVPQEAFMAVLKV is encoded by the coding sequence ATGGACATGAAGTTTAAACGGAATTTTTCGATTATTGCCCACATCGACCATGGAAAATCGACTCTGGCCGACCGTATTATCGAGTTCTGTGGCGGCGTACAGGATCGCGAAAAAAAGGATCAGATTCTGGATAAGATGGAGCTGGAGCGCGAACGGGGGATTACGATCAAGGCGCAAGCGGTGACGCTGCGGTATGAGGCGCTTGATGGTCAGGTGTATGAATACAACATTATCGACACTCCGGGGCACGTGGATTTTTCGTATGAAGTTTCCCGCTCGCTCGCTTCGTGCGAAGGGGCGCTGCTCGTCGTTGATGCGTCGCAAGGGGTAGAAGCGCAAACGTTGGCAAACGTGTACTTGGCGGTCGATAACGATTTGGCGCTGGTGCCGGTGTTGAATAAAATCGATCTCCCTTCGGCAGAACCGGAGCGGATTCGGGCTCAAATCGAAGAAGTGATCGGGATTGATGCTTCGGATGCGGTGCTGGCTTCGGCCAAGGCGGGAATCGGCATTCGTGAGATTTTGGAGGCGATTGCCGTTCGCATTCCGGCTCCAGAAGGTGATCCGGAAGCTCCGTTGCAGGCTTTGATTTTTGACTCGTGGTACGACTCCTATCAAGGGGTTATTATCATGTCGCGCATTGTGAATGGGACGCTGCGCCGCGGTATGAAAATCCGTGGCTACCGCAGTTCGCGCGATTACGAAGTGCTTCAGATTGGCTATTTTGACCCGTTTCCCCGCGAAACAGATGAGTTGGCGGCGGGGAGTGTTGGGTTTATTGTGGCGGGGATAAAAGATATTCACGATGTTAAGGTGGGCGATACGTTCTTCCAGACTTCGCGTCCAACGACGCCGCTGGAAGGCTATAAAGAAGTGAAGCCGATGGTGTTCAGTGGGCTCTATCCTGTCGATAGTGCCGACTACGACGACTTGCGCGATGCGATGGATAAGCTGATTTTGAACGACTCATCGTTTACGTTTGAGCCGGAAACATCGGTCGCGTTGGGGTTTGGTTTCCGCTGTGGTTTCTTAGGGCTTTTGCACATGGAAATCATTCAGGAGCGTTTGGAGCGTGAATATAAACTGAGCTTGATTACGACGGCGCCGACGGTAACATACCACGTTTACACGACCAGCGGCGATATGTTGCGCGTCGATAACCCCAGTCAGCTCCCAGAACCGCAACATATTGATCGGATCGAAGAGCCGTTTATCACGGGGACGATGATGTGCCCCGAAGAGTATATCGGGCAAATTATCACCCTGTGCCAGACCAAGCGCGGCATTCAGAAGTCGATTCAGTATATTGGTTCGGATCGCGCCATGATCACGTATGAATTGCCGCTCAACGAAATTGTTCTCGATTTTTACGATCAACTAAAGAGTATGACACGCGGCTATGCGTCGCTTGATTATGAATTTCTGGACTACCGCCCAGGCCGATTGGTCAAGCTCGACGTGCTGCTTAATGGCGATATGGTCGATGCGCTGTCGCTGATTGTGCATAACGATCAGGCCAATATGCGCGGGCGTGATTTGACGATAAAGATGAAGGAAATTATTCCGCGCCAGATGTTTGAAGTGGCGATTCAAGCGGCAATTGGCAACCGTGTCATTGCGCGGGAAACGGTCAAAGCGATGCGCAAAAACGTTCTTGCCAAGTGCTACGGTGGCGATATTTCGCGGAAAAAGAAGCTCCTCGAAAAGCAAAAAGAGGGCAAGAAGCGGATGAAGCAGGTAGGGTCGGTAGAAGTGCCGCAAGAGGCCTTTATGGCGGTCTTGAAGGTTTGA
- a CDS encoding nucleoside deaminase encodes MTNKNAGSDAMNHQYFMKIAIELAQNNILQGRGGPFGAIVVQNGIIIGRGVNTVTSDCDPTAHAEIAAIRQACRSLGAFHLHECDLYTTCEPCPMCLGAIYWAHIRHIYYGATRKEASLARFDDEYIYREIPLTPDTRSIAATQIIDTEANTLFNLWNSLDEKVQY; translated from the coding sequence TTGACAAATAAAAATGCCGGCAGTGATGCCATGAACCACCAATACTTCATGAAAATCGCCATTGAATTGGCGCAGAACAACATATTGCAAGGCCGTGGCGGCCCTTTTGGTGCTATAGTCGTGCAGAACGGTATAATTATTGGCCGTGGCGTGAACACCGTCACCAGCGATTGCGACCCAACGGCACACGCCGAAATTGCAGCGATACGACAAGCCTGCCGCTCACTCGGAGCATTTCATCTGCATGAATGCGACCTGTACACCACCTGCGAACCTTGCCCCATGTGCCTTGGCGCCATCTACTGGGCGCATATTCGCCACATTTACTACGGCGCCACCCGCAAGGAAGCATCACTCGCCCGTTTTGATGACGAATATATCTACCGCGAAATCCCATTAACCCCGGATACGCGTTCGATTGCTGCTACACAAATTATTGACACAGAAGCGAATACCCTCTTTAACCTCTGGAACTCACTCGACGAGAAAGTGCAATACTAA
- a CDS encoding YhdH/YhfP family quinone oxidoreductase, whose translation MSNFQAFRVFEEDNQFSSRVVERTTEELPDGDVLIRVHYSSLNYKDALSTTGNKGVTKQYPHTPGIDVVGEVVDDRTGTFAPQNPVLVTGFDLGMNTDGGFGEYVRVPANWVMPLPAELTPPESMIFGTAGLTAGLMVQALLEHGVPTNEGEILVTGATGGVGSLAVAILAKLGYQVVAVSGKSDAVDWLKALGAQEVIGRDALGDPNRPLLKERWRGVVDVVGGTTLAAAIKSTRYGGTVTCSGLAGSADLPLNVFPFILRGVQLIGIDSVQCPMPKRQQIWQKLSREWKPANLDALSSTITLSDIAARVEAMLAGSVRGRTVVSLI comes from the coding sequence ATGTCTAACTTCCAAGCCTTCCGTGTATTTGAAGAAGACAATCAGTTTTCTTCGCGCGTCGTTGAGAGAACGACAGAAGAACTGCCCGATGGCGACGTTCTCATCCGCGTCCACTACTCATCACTCAACTACAAAGATGCCCTGTCAACAACCGGCAATAAGGGCGTTACCAAACAGTATCCACACACGCCCGGCATTGATGTTGTCGGCGAAGTGGTGGACGACCGCACTGGCACCTTCGCCCCACAGAACCCGGTACTCGTCACTGGCTTTGACCTTGGCATGAACACCGATGGAGGATTTGGCGAATACGTCCGCGTTCCCGCGAACTGGGTAATGCCGCTTCCGGCGGAGCTAACACCACCAGAATCCATGATTTTTGGTACGGCGGGACTCACCGCCGGACTGATGGTGCAGGCGCTGCTTGAACACGGAGTGCCGACCAATGAAGGTGAGATTCTCGTCACCGGCGCCACAGGCGGCGTCGGCTCGCTCGCGGTGGCCATCCTCGCGAAACTTGGCTATCAGGTTGTGGCCGTGAGTGGCAAAAGCGACGCGGTTGATTGGTTAAAAGCACTTGGAGCACAAGAAGTGATTGGGCGTGATGCGCTTGGCGACCCCAATCGCCCGCTCTTGAAAGAACGGTGGCGCGGCGTGGTCGATGTCGTCGGCGGCACAACGCTGGCAGCCGCTATCAAGTCAACCCGCTACGGCGGAACCGTCACGTGCAGCGGTCTCGCCGGTTCGGCTGATTTGCCACTCAACGTTTTTCCGTTCATTCTCCGTGGCGTACAGCTTATCGGCATTGACTCCGTGCAATGCCCAATGCCGAAGCGCCAGCAGATCTGGCAAAAGCTCAGCCGCGAATGGAAACCCGCCAACCTCGACGCTCTCAGCAGCACCATCACATTGAGCGATATTGCCGCGCGCGTCGAAGCGATGCTGGCGGGTAGTGTGCGGGGCAGAACCGTCGTATCGCTTATCTGA
- the kdsB gene encoding 3-deoxy-manno-octulosonate cytidylyltransferase, with protein sequence MHIIIPARYASTRFPGKPLVIIAGKPMIQWVYEQCLLVPNATVTVATDDERIADVVRGFGGNVALTSPECATGTDRVAEVAAKVDDEIIVNVQGDEPLINPLMIEQAVAPLLRDHTLMMGSLKRPFDAEENPDNPNIVKVVVGHTDRALYFSRSRLPFNRLAYTDYFAHVGLYVYRRPFLLDFVTWPRSPLEQAEELEQLRALERGYAISVPTTEYTTIGVDVPEDRERVERLLREKGV encoded by the coding sequence ATGCACATCATTATCCCAGCGCGGTACGCTTCAACCCGTTTTCCGGGGAAACCGCTCGTCATCATTGCGGGCAAACCAATGATCCAATGGGTCTATGAGCAGTGTTTACTGGTGCCAAACGCTACGGTAACGGTTGCAACCGATGATGAACGGATTGCCGATGTGGTGCGGGGCTTTGGGGGGAATGTCGCGTTGACCTCGCCGGAGTGCGCGACCGGGACGGATCGCGTGGCCGAAGTGGCGGCGAAGGTGGACGACGAGATTATTGTCAATGTGCAGGGCGACGAACCGCTCATCAATCCGCTGATGATCGAGCAAGCGGTTGCGCCGCTGCTGCGCGATCACACGCTGATGATGGGCAGTCTAAAGCGTCCGTTTGATGCTGAGGAAAATCCTGATAACCCGAATATCGTCAAAGTTGTCGTCGGACATACCGACCGCGCGCTCTACTTCAGCCGTTCGCGACTGCCGTTTAACCGCTTGGCCTACACGGATTACTTCGCCCATGTTGGGTTGTACGTGTATCGTCGCCCGTTTTTGCTCGATTTTGTGACGTGGCCACGCTCGCCACTGGAGCAAGCGGAAGAGCTGGAACAATTGCGGGCGCTGGAGCGCGGATACGCGATTAGTGTGCCGACCACCGAATATACAACTATCGGAGTGGATGTGCCGGAAGATCGTGAACGGGTGGAGCGGCTTTTGCGTGAAAAAGGAGTATAA
- the clpA gene encoding ATP-dependent Clp protease ATP-binding subunit ClpA translates to MLSKRLNQVIALAFQEATERRHEYLTLDHLLLAMLTDTLILQVLSGCQADPRVIRNQVLIYLDSLEALPENTREEPVQTVAFQRVMQRMILHLQSAGKNEAETTDLLASLLVETDTMATFILRSQGVERADVLEIISHGILREDDEHTAAAPSDDVSGESGAKKSLLKAFTEELVEKARDGGLDPLIGRDPEVRRAIQVLCRRKKNNPIFVGDPGVGKTAIVEGIASRIADGNVPQMLRDARIYSLDVGSLLAGTRYRGDFEKRLKGIVQELLNATHTTILFIDEIHTIVGAGATSGGSVDAANILKPALASGKLRCIGATTFQEYRTHFKKDVALNRRFQNIDVNEPSVDETVKILMGLRRHYEEHHQVRYSEAVLRAAAELSHRYLNDRFLPDKAIDLIDEVGASFRLLPPSRQRSSVTVADIERCLATMAKIPARTVPSDDREVLRTLESELQRVVFGQDDAIRLLSRSIKRSRAGLGNPRKPMGSFLFTGPTGVGKTEVARQLAFALGINFTRFDMSEYMEKHAVSRLIGAPPGYVGFEQGGLLTEAIRKNPHTVLLLDEIEKAHPDLINLLLQVFDHATLTDNTGVSADFRNTVIIMTSNCGARESAQLGFGSDLLPRSKEAVERFFSPEFRNRLDAIVPFAPLEATVMERIVEKFVLDLERQLEEKKVKIALSPAACGYLAKKGYSPQYGARPLANLIQQEVHDVLADEILFGALEKGGSVAVDLDDEGTLTFAYSTT, encoded by the coding sequence ATGCTCAGTAAACGGCTTAATCAGGTAATTGCCCTTGCGTTTCAGGAGGCAACGGAACGGCGCCACGAATACTTAACGCTCGACCACCTGCTACTGGCGATGTTGACCGATACACTTATTTTACAAGTACTTTCCGGTTGTCAGGCTGACCCGCGGGTGATTCGCAATCAGGTGCTTATCTACCTTGATTCGCTCGAAGCACTCCCCGAAAATACGCGCGAAGAGCCCGTGCAGACGGTGGCGTTTCAGCGGGTGATGCAGCGGATGATTCTGCATCTGCAAAGCGCGGGGAAAAACGAAGCCGAAACGACTGATCTGCTCGCGTCACTGCTGGTCGAAACGGATACCATGGCGACGTTTATCCTCCGTTCGCAAGGTGTTGAACGCGCCGATGTGTTAGAAATCATTTCGCACGGTATTTTGCGCGAGGATGACGAGCACACTGCCGCAGCACCGTCCGATGATGTTTCCGGAGAAAGTGGCGCAAAGAAATCGCTGCTGAAAGCGTTTACCGAAGAGTTAGTAGAAAAAGCCCGTGACGGTGGACTTGATCCGTTGATTGGGCGCGATCCCGAAGTGCGCCGCGCTATTCAGGTGTTGTGTCGCCGTAAGAAAAATAATCCGATTTTTGTCGGCGATCCCGGTGTTGGTAAAACCGCGATTGTCGAGGGGATTGCCAGCCGCATTGCTGATGGCAATGTGCCGCAAATGTTGCGCGATGCACGTATATATTCGCTCGATGTCGGGTCGTTGTTAGCGGGTACGCGCTATCGTGGCGACTTCGAAAAGCGGCTGAAAGGGATCGTGCAAGAGCTACTGAATGCAACCCACACAACGATTCTGTTTATCGACGAAATCCATACGATCGTTGGTGCCGGGGCGACCAGCGGCGGTTCGGTGGATGCGGCCAATATCCTGAAGCCTGCGCTGGCGTCAGGAAAATTGCGCTGCATTGGCGCGACGACGTTTCAGGAATACCGGACGCACTTTAAAAAAGATGTGGCGCTCAACCGCCGCTTTCAGAATATCGATGTGAACGAGCCTTCGGTTGACGAGACGGTCAAAATTTTAATGGGACTGCGTCGCCATTACGAAGAGCATCATCAGGTGCGCTACAGCGAAGCGGTGCTCCGTGCGGCGGCCGAGCTTTCGCACCGCTACTTAAACGACCGCTTTTTGCCGGATAAAGCCATCGACTTGATCGACGAAGTGGGGGCATCGTTTCGGCTACTCCCTCCTTCGCGCCAGCGCAGCAGTGTGACAGTGGCGGATATCGAACGGTGCCTGGCCACGATGGCCAAAATTCCGGCACGGACGGTGCCGAGCGATGACCGCGAAGTATTGCGGACGTTAGAGTCAGAACTGCAACGGGTGGTATTTGGGCAGGATGACGCCATCCGCCTGCTTTCCCGCTCGATCAAGCGTTCGCGTGCCGGACTGGGGAATCCGCGCAAACCGATGGGCTCTTTCCTGTTTACTGGCCCAACGGGAGTGGGGAAAACCGAAGTGGCGCGGCAGTTAGCGTTCGCGCTCGGAATCAATTTCACCCGCTTTGATATGAGCGAGTACATGGAAAAACACGCGGTTTCGCGCCTTATTGGTGCGCCGCCAGGGTACGTTGGTTTTGAGCAGGGTGGACTGTTAACCGAAGCGATTCGCAAAAATCCGCATACTGTCTTGCTCCTCGACGAAATTGAAAAGGCGCACCCTGACCTGATTAACCTATTGTTGCAGGTTTTTGACCATGCGACGCTGACGGATAACACGGGTGTGAGTGCGGACTTTCGCAATACAGTCATTATTATGACGAGCAACTGTGGCGCGCGCGAGTCGGCACAGCTTGGTTTTGGTTCTGACCTGCTGCCCCGTTCCAAAGAGGCAGTCGAGCGGTTCTTTTCGCCGGAGTTCCGCAATCGACTCGATGCGATTGTGCCGTTTGCGCCGCTGGAAGCGACGGTGATGGAGCGGATTGTCGAAAAGTTTGTGCTTGATCTGGAACGGCAGCTGGAAGAGAAAAAAGTAAAAATTGCGCTGAGCCCTGCGGCCTGCGGCTATCTAGCGAAAAAGGGATACAGTCCGCAGTATGGCGCGCGTCCGCTGGCGAATTTAATCCAGCAGGAAGTGCACGACGTACTGGCGGATGAAATCCTTTTTGGCGCCTTGGAAAAAGGTGGGTCGGTTGCGGTTGACTTGGACGATGAAGGCACGTTGACGTTTGCCTATTCCACCACATAA
- the lepB gene encoding signal peptidase I: MSRFEQLKQKIELEYLDGIIAVFYLLAVLLWADEMPLKLGKSTVSIPMIIILLSLAIFHARVFFVWHWKKLRPSGKFYEAVQGISQTLAMALVIILFIAQAFKIPSGSMLETLQIGDHLLVNKFIHHFTGIDQGDIVVFKFPPDPSVDYIKRVVALPGDRVEIRAKELLVNGKPYHTGYEQFIDPMILRDARDFMPEFVVPEGHYFTLGDNRDNSFDGRFWGTVPEEAILGKAFIIYFSWDSEAGNVRLSRIGNLIR; this comes from the coding sequence ATGTCTCGCTTTGAACAGTTAAAACAGAAAATTGAACTCGAATATCTCGACGGCATTATTGCCGTCTTTTATCTGCTGGCCGTTTTGTTGTGGGCTGATGAAATGCCACTGAAGCTTGGCAAATCAACGGTTTCTATCCCGATGATTATCATTTTACTTTCCTTGGCGATTTTTCACGCGCGGGTCTTTTTCGTGTGGCACTGGAAAAAGCTGCGTCCTTCAGGGAAATTTTACGAAGCAGTGCAGGGAATTTCGCAAACACTGGCGATGGCGCTGGTGATCATTTTGTTTATTGCACAAGCATTTAAGATTCCTTCTGGTTCGATGCTGGAAACGCTCCAAATTGGTGATCATTTACTGGTGAATAAATTTATCCACCATTTTACGGGGATTGATCAGGGCGATATTGTGGTATTCAAATTTCCCCCCGATCCTTCGGTGGATTACATTAAGCGCGTTGTGGCACTGCCGGGCGACCGCGTGGAAATTCGCGCCAAAGAATTGCTGGTCAACGGAAAGCCGTATCACACCGGATATGAGCAGTTTATTGATCCGATGATTCTGCGCGATGCGCGCGATTTCATGCCGGAGTTTGTGGTGCCGGAAGGTCATTACTTTACCTTGGGAGACAATCGCGATAACTCTTTTGATGGTCGTTTTTGGGGTACGGTTCCCGAAGAAGCCATTTTAGGCAAAGCATTTATTATTTATTTTTCGTGGGATTCAGAGGCCGGCAATGTTCGTTTGTCGCGGATAGGCAATTTGATTCGGTGA